The Paraburkholderia caffeinilytica genome segment CGCGGGCGTGCGAGATTTCTTCCGCCGACACGGCGCCGGTTTGCGCGACCGTCAGGCGGCGCTTCAGGTCGTCCTGCGCACGCGACAGATCGGACTGACGCTGGGCAACTTGCGCCTGGTACTGGTTGTCGTCGGCGAACAGGCCGCGCACCTGGCGCACGGTCTGCGCAAGATTCGCTTCGGCCTGTTCGAGCGCGACGCGCGCGTCGGCCGGATCGAGCACGACGAGCGGGTCGCCGGCCTTCACGGTTTGCGTGTCGTCCGCGTTCACGGCGACAACCGTGCCGGTGACCTGCGGCGTGATCTGGACGACGTTGCCGTTCACATACGCGTCGTCGGTGTCTTCATGGAAGCGTGCGTCGAGGAAGTAGTAAAGGCCGTAGGCGAGCGCGGCGATCAGGATCACGATGACGAGCAGCGTCATCATGCGCTTGCGTTTGCCGTTGTTCGCCGGTTGTGCGGGGGCAGCGGGCTGCTGGGGGGTGCTCATTGATGTGCTCCGGGTTCTCTCAAGCGTCGTCGTTTGTTCGGGTGTTCGTGCGAGTGTGGGTCGCGTCGGGCTGGCGTCAGTTTGCCGCCGCGGTTGCGGCGGTGGCCGATGCCGGGGCGTCGGTCGGCACCACGAGACCGGTCTGTGTGGCGTCGAAACCGCCGCCGAGCGCCTTGATGAGGCCGATCTGCAAATCGCGGCGGCGCATCTTCAGGCCCGTGACCGTCTGTTCGGCGGCAAGGCGGTTCTGGTCGGCGGTCAGTACTTGCAACTGCGGGGACAAACCGGCCTTGTAGCGGATCACCGCCAGTTGATACGCCTTGGTCGACGCGTCGAGCGCGCGCTGTGCGTCGCCCGATTGCTGGTCGATCGAACGGATCGACGACACCTGCGTCGCGACATCCGAGAGGGCGCTGATCAGCGTCTGGTTGTAGTTCGCCACGTCCAGGTCGAAGTCTGCGTAGCGCCCCTTCAACTGGGAGCGCAGTGCGCCGGCGTCGAAGATCGGCAAGTGGACGGCCGGGCCGAATTGCATCTGACGGCTGCCCGACTTGAGGAAACGGCCCCAGCCGAACGCATCGAAACCGAAACCGGCGGCGAGGTTGACGTCCGGGAAGAATTCGGCCTTCGCTTCCTTCACGTCGTGCATCGCGGCTTCGACCTGCCAACGTGCGGCGACGATATCCGCGCGGCGCGCCACGAGGTCGGCGGGCAGATTGTTCGGCAGCGCCACCGTGTTGCCGCCGGTCAGGACCGGCTTGGCGATCTGCAGGCCTCGATCCGGACCCTTGCCGAGCAGCGCGCCCAACTGATAGCGCGCCACGGTGATCTGGCCGTCGAGATCGGTCAGGTTCTGCTGGCTGGTCGCAATGTTGCCGTTCGCAGTTTCCCGTTCGACATTTGTATCGAGGCCGGCGCTTACGCGACCGTTGGTGATGCGGCTGATATCCTGACGATTGGCGATTTCGCGCGCGGCGATGTCGCGGAATGCGTACAGCTGGGCAAGCTGGTTGTACGTGCTCGCCACGGAGGCGGCGAGCGTCACGCGCGCCTGCTGCATGTCGGCTTCCGCAGCCTTTTCCTGCGACACGGCCTGGCCCAGACGCGCGCGGTTCTTGCCCCACAGGTCCAGATCCCATGACGCGCTCGCCAGCACGTTGTTTTCGCTATACCAGGTGCCGCCGTACGGAGGCGGGTAGAGCGCGTTCGCCGAGAACAGCTCGCGAGTCCAAGAGTAGCTGCCGTTGACCTTCGGGTACAGCGCCGAGCGCGAGCTCTCAATATAAGACGAAGCCTTGGCGAGGCGTGCCTGCGCCTGCGCGATCGAGGGGCTGCCTTCCAGCGCTTCCGCGATCAGCTTCGGCAGTTGCGGGTCGCCGAACTGGTTGGCCCAGTCGAGCGACGGCCATTGGCCGCCCTGGCCGGACAGGCTCTGGCTGGACTCGTACTGAGCCGGCGACGAGATCTGCTTGTCGCTCTTCATGCCGAAGTAGTTCGCGCACCCCGTGAGGGCGAGCGCCGTCACCGCGGCGGCGACAGCGGCCCGGCTCGAAAACGCGGGCGCGGACAGGGAAAGGGATTTCATCGCTCGACTCTTTGAGTGAAATGTAATGATGGACACTGCAAGCAATTTATTACGATTTGCTGTCAAAATTGCTTGCTGCATCACGGGTTAGTCCCGTTTGTTCGCCGGAATTGATCAGCACGCGGCGCAGCATGCTCTTCAGAAAACCCACTTCTTCGGGGGTAAAGCCGCCCAGCAGGTTGTCCAGCACGCCGGTGAAAATCGCGGGCATTTTGGCTGCGATCGCATGGCCTTCCGGTGTCAGCGCGAGTCGCACGACCCGCCGGTCTTCGTTGCTGCGCACCCTCGTCAGCAGGCCGCGTTTTTCCAGGCGGTCGACCAGACGCGTGACGGCGCTTGCGTCGATGCCGTACTCGCGCGCCAGTTCGGCCGCCAGCAGGCACTTGCCGCTCGCCACCATGAACAGGATGCTGCCCTGCTGGCTGGTGATGCCCAGCTCGGCCATGCTGCGCTGCGTGACCAGGTTCGACATGGTCGATTTCACCCGCGAGACCAGATAGCCGACGCTTTCGCCCAGCTGATATTCGCTGATCTCTGAGCCGGGTGTTGAGGACGGATCCGTCATGATTCTCGTGCGAATGCAATGGTTGACTAGGCAGGATTATAGGCAACGGTTGATTGACGCGGCAAGCGTTATTACAGCTTAGGCAAGGAACTTTTGCGGCTCAAGACAGAATGCGTGTGGATTTGCGTAGGGTTTCGCCGAAACGGGGCGGGTCTGTTTCCTACGCACCCTTGCATGGAAGACGGTGGGGCTATCAGGGAATACCAGAAAGCTTCATTTGGGCGTGCTATAATGTTGGGTTCCCAAAAGTGCGCTTTGGGCTTTGTTGGCTTCGTACACAATGCTGCTGCTGGCGCACTCAACTGTCACCAGGTTCCTATGACTCGCGCCCTACGCAACATCGCCATCATTGCCCACGTCGACCACGGCAAGACCACGCTCGTCGACCAGCTCCTCCGCCAAACCGCCACGTTCCGTGACAACCAGCAGATCGCTGAGCGCGTGATGGATTCGAACGATATCGAAAAGGAACGTGGCATCACGATTCTTTCGAAGAACTGCGCGGTCGAGTACGAAGGCACGCACATCAACATCGTCGACACCCCGGGCCACGCCGACTTCGGCGGTGAAGTGGAGCGCGTGCTGTCGATGGTCGACTCGGTGCTGCTGCTGGTCGATGCAGTCGAAGGCCCGATGCCGCAAACGCGCTTCGTGACGAAGAAAGCGCTGGCGCTCGGCCTCAAGCCGATCGTCGTGATCAACAAGGTGGACCGCCCGGGCGCGCGGATCGACTGGGTGATCAACCAGACGTTCGACCTGTTCGACAAGCTGGGTGCAACCGACGAGCAGCTCGACTTCCCGATCGTCTACGCATCGGGTTTGAACGGCTACGCCGGCCTGACGCCGGACGTGCGCGAAGGCGACATGCGTCCGCTGTTCGAAGCCGTGCTGGAACACGTGCCGGTTCGCCCGGCTGATCCGGCAGCGCCGCTGCAACTGCAGATCACGTCGCTGGACTACTCGTCGTACGTCGGCCGTATCGGCGTCGGCCGCATTACGCGCGGCACGATCAAGCCGGGTATGTCGGTCGCGGTGCGTTCGGGTCCTGATGGCGCGATCCTGAACCGCAAGATCAACCAGGTCCTGTCGTTCAAGGGTCTCGAGCGCGTGCAGGTCGACTCGGCTGAGGCTGGCGACATCGTGCTGATCAACGGTATCGAAGAAATCGGTATCGGCGTGACCATCTGCGCGCCGGAGCAACCGGAAGCGCTGCCGATGATCACCGTCGACGAACCGACGCTGACGATGAACTTCCTCGTCAATTCGTCGCCGCTGGCCGGCCGTGAAGGCAAGTTCGTCACGAGCCGTCAGATTCGCGACCGCCTGATGAAGGAACTGAACCACAACGTCGCGCTGCGCGTGAAAGAAACGGGCGACGAAACCACGTTCGAAGTGGCAGGCCGCGGCGAGCTGCACCTGACCATTCTGGTCGAAAACATGCGCCGTGAAGGCTACGAGCTGGCCGTGTCGCGTCCGCGCGTGGTGATGACGGAAGTCGACGGCGTGAAGCACGAGCCGTACGAAAACCTGACGGTCGACATGGAAGACGGCCACCAGGGCGGCGTGATGGAAGAGCTGGGCCGCCGCAAGGGCGAAATGCTCGACATGGCGTCGGACGGCCGTGGCCGTACGCGTCTCGAGTATCGTATTTCGGCGCGCGGCCTGATCGGCTTCCAGTCGGAATTCCTGACGCTCACGCGTGGCACGGGCCTGATGAGCCACACGTTCGACTCGTACCAGCCGGTCAAGGAAGGTGCGGTGGGCGAGCGTCGCAACGGCGTGCTGATTTCGCAGGACGACGGCGCGGCGGTTGCGTACGCACTGTGGAAGCTGCAGGATCGCGGCCGTATGTTCGTGTCGCCGGGCGAGCCGCTGTACGAAGGCATGATCATCGGCATTCACAGTCGCGACAACGACCTGGTCGTGAACCCGATCAAGGGTAAGCAGTTGACCAACGTGCGCTCGTCGGGTACGGACGAAGCGGTGCGCCTCGTGCCGCCGATCCAGATGTCGCTGGAATACGCGGTCGAATTCATCGACGACGACGAGCTCGTCGAAGTCACGCCGCAATCCATCCGTCTGCGCAAGCGTTACCTGAAGGAACACGAGCGCCGCAGCGCGAGCCGTAAGGGCGCAGTGGACTAAATCGGCGCCGACCCCTAGCCTTGCTTGGTTCCAGGTTAGGGCGCGATGTCAGGCAAAAGCCACCTCCGGGTGGCTTTTGCCGTTTCTGGCCCAGCGGCATTCGCGGAGTGGTAGCCGGTAGTTTGCGCCCGGTCCCGAGGATCGCCCGCAGCTGTTGGATGCAGTTGTTTGCAGTTGGCGTTCCGTTTGTACCCGTTTGTCCCCATTTCTCGCAGAAGACTGTTGCGAGAGCCGGGTAATGTGGCTGAAAGCCCGCCGTGACGGGCTTGAGCGGCAATCCGTCTGCTATCTGCACTATCCGTTCTGTGATATGCTCCCCGGGTGCAAAGTTTTAGGTCCTTCCAAGCAAGACTTGATTCGCGCAATCCGCTAAACGGTCAGGCCGTGTCGCGGAAGGTTCTGTAACCCGCTATTTCTCGAGAAACTCGAAGAAAGGTGAGCGTAAAAATGATGAAGCAATTCCAGTCGAACTCTTATCTGTTCGGCGGCAATGCTCCGTACGTAGAAGAAATGTACGAAGCGTATCTCGATAATCCGGCGTCAGTGCCCGAGAACTGGCGCAGCTATTTCGACGCGTTGCAGAACGTCCCTGCATCGGATGGCAGCAATGCCAACGACGTGGCTCACGGCCCGATCGTCGAATCGTTTGCGCAACGGGCCAAGGCTAACGCCTTCATCCCACGCACGGCAGCCGGCGGCGAAGATCTGGCTACCTCCCGCAAGCAAGTCTATGTGCAGTCCCTCATCGGCGCATATCGTTTCCTCGGCTCGCAATGGGCCAATCTCGATCCCCTGAAGCGCCGCGAACGTCCCGCTATCCCCGAACTCGAACCCGCGTTCTACGACTTCACCGAAGCCGACATGGACCAGGAGTTCAGCGCCACGAATCTGTATTTCGGATTCGAGCGTGCGTCGCTGCGCGAGATCGTCAAGGCCCTGCGTGACACGTACTGCGGCACGATCGGCGCCGAGTACATGTACATTAGCGATCCGGAGCAGAAGCGCTGGTGGAAAGAGAAGCTCGAGTCGATCCGTTCGACGCCGAACTTCTCCAATGAAAAGAAGAAGCACATCCTGAATCGCCTGACGGCTGCTGAAGGCCTCGAGCGCTTCCTGCACACCAAGTACGTCGGTCAGAAGCGCTTCTCGCTCGAAGGCGGCGAAAGCTTCATCGCGTCGATGGACGAAGTCGTGCGTCACGGCGGCGCCAACGGCGTGCAGGAAATCGTCATCGGCATGGCCCACCGTGGCCGCCTGAACGTGCTGGTCAATACGCTCGGCAAGATGCCGGCCGACCTGTTCGCCGAATTCGAAGGCAAGCACGTCGACGACCTGCCGGCCGGCGACGTGAAGTACCACAAGGGTTTCTCGTCGGACGTTTCGACCGAAGGCGGCCCGGTTCACCTGTCGCTCGCGTTCAACCCGTCGCACCTCGAAATCGTCAACCCGGTGGTCGAAGGTTCGGCGAAGGCTCGTATGGATCGCCGCGGCGACGACAGCGGCCTGCAAGTGCTGCCGGTGCAGATCCACGGCGACGCGGCTTTCGCGGGCCAGGGCGTCGTGATGGAAACGCTGAACCTCGCGCAAACGCGCGGTTACGGCACGCACGGCACGCTGCACATCGTCATCAACAACCAGATCGGCTTCACGACGTCGGACCCGCGCGACTCGCGCTCCACGTTGTACTGCTCGGACGTCGTCAAGATGATCGAGGCGCCGGTGCTGCACGTGAACGGCGACGATCCTGAAGCGGTCGTGCTGGCTACGCAACTGGCTATCGACTTCCGGATGCAGTTCCACAAGGACGTCGTCGTCGACATCGTCTGCTTCCGCAAGCTGGGTCACAACGAGCAGGATACGCCGGCTGTCACGCAGCCGCTGATGTACAAGACGATTGCCAAGCACCCGGGCACGCGCGCACTGTACGCCGAGAAGCTGGTCCAGCAAGGCGTGATCACGGCGGCAGAAGGCGACGAATTCGTCAAGGCCTACCGCAAGGCGATGGACGAAGGCCACCACACGGTCGACCCGGTTCTGTCGAACTACAAGAGCAAGTACGCGGTGGATTGGGTTCCGTTCCTGAACCGCAAGTGGACCGACGCAGCCGACACGGCCGTGCCGCTGGCTGAACTGAAGCGCCTCGCTGAGCGCGTCACCACGATCCCGGAAAACTTCAAGGTTCACCCGCTGGTCGAGCGCGTCATCAACGACCGTCGCGCGATGGGCCGTGGTGAAGCGAAGCTCGACTGGGGCATGGGCGAACACCTGGCATTCGCATCGCTGGTCGCATCCGGTTATGCCGTGCGCCTGACCGGTCAGGACTCGGGCCGCGGCACGTTCACCCACCGTCACGCAGTGCTGCACGATCAGAACCGCGAACGCTGGAACGACGGCACGTATGTGCCGCTGCAGAACATCGCCGAAGGTCAGGCGAAGTTCACGGTGATCGACTCGGTGCTGTCGGAAGAAGCGGTGCTGGGCTTCGAATACGGTTACTCGACCGCTGAACCGAACACGTTCGTCGCGTGGGAAGCGCAGTTCGGCGACTTCGTGAACGGCGCGCAAGTCGTGATCGACCAGTTCATCTCGTCGGGCGAAGTGAAGTGGGGCCGCGTCTCGGGTCTCACGATGCTGCTGCCGCACGGCTACGAAGGCCAAGGTCCGGAGCACTCGTCGGCACGTATCGAACGTTTCCTGCAACTGTGTGCGGATCACAACATGCAGGTCGTTCAGCCGACCACGCCGGCGCAGATTTTCCACCTGTTGCGCCGTCAGATGATCCGCCTGTTCAGGAAGCCGCTGATCGTCGCTACGCCGAAGTCGCTGCTGCGTCACAAGGAAGCCGTGTCGGATCTGTCCGAACTGGCGAAGGGCGCGTTCCAGCCGATCCTCGGCGAAATCGACGAAGCGATCGAGCCGAAGAAGGTCAAGCGCGTGGTGGCCTGCTCGGGTCGCGTGTACTACGACCTGCTGGCGCATCGCCGTGAATCGAAGTCGAACGACGTCGCGATCATCCGTATCGAACAGCTCTATCCGTTCGCACATAAGCAGTTCGAAGCGGAAATGAAGAAGTACGACAACGCGACCGAAGTGGTCTGGGTGCAGGACGAGCCGCAGAATCAAGGCCCGTGGTTCTACATCGAGCACCACCTGAAGGAAGGCATGAAGGAAGGGCAGAAGCTGGCATACAGCGGACGTCCGGCTTCGGCCTCGCCGGCAGTCGGCTACTACGCGAAGCACTACGAGCAGCAGAAGGCGCTGGTCGAAGGCGCTTTCGGCCGCCTCAAGAGCGCGTCGATCGCTAAATAAGGAAAACAGACGAACCGGGAAAGCGCGCTGCGCTTTCCCGTGCCGCGTTCCGCCATCACGTAATGGTTTGGTCCCGGCAGGCATGGTTCGCAGGCGGTCGTCGAGTACAAAGATCGCGCGCCGTCACCCGATACGTATTCAGGATATTCATAATGGCTATTGTTGAAGTCAAGGTTCCCCAGCTCTCCGAGTCGGTCTCGGAAGCCACGATGCTGCAGTGGAAGAAGAAGCCCGGCGAGGCTGTTGCTCAAGACGAAATTCTCATCGAAATCGAGACCGACAAGGTCGTGCTCGAAGTGCCGGCACCCTCCGCCGGCGTGCTCGCACAAGTGATCTCGAACGACGGCGACATCGTCGTGGCGGATCAGGTGATCGCCAAGATCGACACCGAAGGCACGGCAGGCGCCGCTGCTGTCGAAGCCGAAGTGAAGCCGGCTCCCGCCGCCACGTCGGCACCGGCTGCTGCACCGGCGGCTCAGGCTGCATCCGCAACGGGTGCGAACACCGCTGCTTCGCCGGCTGCCGGCAAGCTGATGGCCGAGAAGGGTCTGGGCGCGGGCGACGTCGCCGGCACGGGCCGCGACGGCCGCATCACCAAGGGTGACGTGCTGACGGCAGGCGCACCGGCTGCCAAGGCAGCACCGGCGCCGGCTGCTGCCGCACCGAAGGCTGCGAAGCCGTCGCTGCCGGACGTCAAGGCGCCGGCATCGGCCGACCAATGGCTGAAGGACCGCCCGGAACAACGCGTGCCGATGTCGCGTCTGCGTGCGCGTATCGCCGAGCGTCTGCTCGAGTCGCAGCAAACCAATGCCATCCTCACCACGTTCAACGAAGTGAACATGGCGCCGGTGATGGACCTGCGCAACAAGTACAAGGACAAGTTCGAAAAGGAACATGGCGTGAAGCTCGGCTTCATGTCGTTCTTCGTGAAGGCGGCTGTTCATGCGCTGAAGAAGTTCCCGCTGGTGAATGCGTCGATCGACGGCAACGACATCGTCTATCACGGCTACTTCGACATCGGTATCGCGGTCGGTTCGCCGCGTGGCCTGGTGGTGCCGATCCTGCGCAACGCAGATCAGCTGAGCCTCGCTGAAATCGAGAAGAAGATTGCCGAGTTCGGCCAGAAGGCCAAGGACGGCAAGCTGTCGATCGAAGAAATGACGGGCGGTACGTTCTCGATCTCGAACGGTGGGGTGTTCGGCTCGATGCTGTCGACCCCGATCATCAACCCGCCGCAATCCGCCATTCTGGGCGTGCACGCCACGAAGGAACGCGCTGTGGTCGAGAACGGCCAGATCGTGATCCGCCCGATGAACTACCTGGCGCTGTCGTACGACCACCGGATCATCGACGGCCGCGAAGCAGTGCTGTCGCTGGTTGCAATGAAGGATGCGCTGGAAGACCCGGCGCGCCTGTTGCTCGACCTGTAATCGCCAGTTCGCCCGGCGCCGGCTTGTCTTCGCGCAAGCCGGCACCATCCAGGCAGCACGTCTCTAGCATTCCGCAGTACTGGAGCGACGCCCCCGCGAAGCGCGGCCGCGCGTCGCTCCGTCATCAAAAGGATTGTCATGTCCAAAGAATTTGACGTCGTCGTGATCGGCGCCGGCCCCGGCGGCTACATCGCCGCTATCCGCGCAGCGCAACTCGGCAAGACCGTCGCATGTATCGAAAAATGGAAGAACCCGGCCGGCGCGCTGAAGCTCGGCGGCACCTGCCTGAACGTGGGTTGCATTCCGTCGAAGGCGTTGCTCGCGTCGTCGGAAGAATTTGAAAACGCGTCGCATCACCTCGCGGACCACGGCATCAGCGTGGAAAACGTGCAGGTCGATATCGCGAAGATGCTGGCCCGCAAGGAAGGCATCGTCGAGAAGATGACCAAGGGTATCGAATTCCTGTTCCGCAAGAACAAGATCACGTGGCTCAAGGGCCATGGCAAGTTCACCGGCAAGACGGACGCCGGCGTGCAGATCGAAGTGAGCGGCGAAGGCGAAACCGAAGTCGTGACGGCGAAGAACGTCATCATCGCAACGGGTTCGAAGGCGCGTCACCTGCCGAACGTTCCGGTCGACAACAGGATCGTCGCCGACAACGAAGGCGCGCTGACGTTCGACTCCGTGCCAAAGAAGCTCGCCGTGATCGGCGCGGGCGTGATCGGTCTGGAACTCGGCTCGGTGTGGCGCCGTCTGGGCGCGGACGTGACCGTGCTCGAAGCGCTGCCGGAATTCCTCGGCGCGGCTGACCAGGCGCTCGCCAAGGAAGCCGCCAAGCAGTTCAAGAAGCAGGGTCTGGACATCCACGTCGGCGTGAAGGTCGGCGAAGTGAAGACGACCGACAACAGTGTCACGATCAATTACGCGGACAAGGACGGCAACGCGCAAACGCTCGAAGCCGACCGCCTGATCGTGTCGATCGGCCGCGTGCCGAACACCGACAACCTCGGCCTCGAGGCCATTGGCCTGAAGGCGAACGAGCGTGGTTTCATCGACGTCGACGACCATTGCGCAACGGCTGTGCCGAACGTGTACGCGATCGGCGACGTGGTGCGTGGCCCGATGCTCGCGCACAAGGCCGAAGACGAAGGCGTGCTGGTCGCCGAAATCATCGACGGTCAGAAGCCGCATATCGACTACAACTGCATTCCGTGGGTGATCTACACCGAACCGGAAATCGCGTGGGTCGGCAAGACCGAGCAGCAACTGAAGGCCGAAGGCCGCGAAGTCAAGACGGGCCAGTTCCCGTTCATGGCGAACGGCCGCGCGCTGGGCATCAACAAGGCGGATGGTTTCGTCAAGATGATCGCCGACGCGAAGACCGACGAACTGCTCGGCGTGCACATCATCTCGGCCAACGCGTCGGACCTGATCGCGGAAGCCGTGGTGGCGATGGAATTCAAGGCGGCGTCGGAAGACATCGGCCGCATTTGCCATCCGCACCCGTCGCTGTCGGAAGTCATGCGCGAAGCGGCTCTGGCCGTGGACAAGCGCGCGCTGAACATGTAATCACGCGCACGCCTGACTGAACGCAACTCTGGCATCACCACGAAGGCGGGCGGGTTCATTCCCTCCCGCCTTTCTTTTTGCAGCAACACAATGAACGTCACCGAATACTACGAAAAAGAACTGCAGACGCGGGGGTATCAATCGGACCCGGCGCAACGCGCTGCGGTCGACCGCCTGCAGCGGTGCTATGAAGAGTGGGTCGAATACAAGTCGCGCCGCTCGAACGCGTTCAAGAAACTGATCATCCACCCGGATCTGCCGCGTGGCGTGTACATGTGGGGCGGCGTAGGGCGCGGCAAGAGCTTCCTGATGGACAGCTTCTATATGATCGTGCCGGTGCAGCGTAAAACGAGGCTGCATTTCCACGAGTTCATGCGCGAGGTGCATCGTGAACTGGAAGAGCTGAAAGGCACCGCCGATCCGCTAGACGAACTCGCCAGGAAGATTGCCAAACGCTACCGGCTGATCTGTTTCGACGAATTCCACGTGTCGGATATCGCCGACGCGATGATCCTGTACCGTCTGCTCGACAAATTGTTCGAGAACGGTGTGCAATTCGTGATGACGTCCAATTACGATCCGGACACGCTGTATCCGGACGGCCTGCATCGCGACCGCATGCTGCCGGCGATCGAACTGATCAAGACGAAGCTCGACGTGATCAATGTCGATGCGGGTATCGACTACCGCCAGCGCACGCTGGCCCAGGTCGAGGTGTATCACACGCCGCTCGGCGCGGCTTCGGATAAAGCGTTGCGCGATGCGTTTTCACGCCTCGCGGCGGTCCCCGATGAGAGTCCTATCCTTCACATCGAAAAGCGCGAGTTGAAAGCGCTGCGGCGAGCCGATGGTGTCGTGTGGTTCGATTTCTCGACACTGTGCGGCGGTCCGCGTTCACAGAACGACTACCTGGAACTGGCGAGCCGTTTTCACGCGGTGATCCTGTCCGGCGTGCCGCAGATGTCGGTGCGCATGGCGTCGGAGGCACGTCGCTTCACCTGGCTGATCGACGTCTTCTACGACCACAAGGTCAAGCTGCTGATGTCGGCCGCGGTGCCGCCCGATCAACTGTACGTTGACGGTCCGATGGCCAACGAATTCACGCGCACGGTCTCGCGCATCGTCGAAATGCAATCGAAAGAATATCTCGACACACCGCGCCGGATCGTCGATACGTCGTTGACCTGAACCGCTGCGTGACACGGGCGCGGATGCTTTTGCGATAGATCACGCCCTGCTTGTCGAACAGGCAGAGTCCGAAGGCGTATTTTCAAGATTCGGATTGGTCTTATATTCCCTTCGCGGGTGACTGGATATCTTCTTTGTCATGGTTCTGACAAAGGAGAAACCATGAATCCGTACCGTGATATCAATGATGAAGAATGGCAACGTGTCGCACCGTTGCTCCCTGAGCTGCGTCCGCGCTCCGAACTGCGTGGCCGGCCGCTCGCCAACACGCGCTCGGTGCTCAATGGCGTACTGTGGGTGATGTATAGCGGCGCGACCTGGTCCGCCATGCCGCGCAAATATCCGTCGTATCAAACCTGCCATCGCCGCTTCAAGGCGTGGTACGAATCCGGTGTGCTCAAGCACGTCATGGATCAGCTGTTCGGCGGGGCGAGCGAGGAACTCTGTCTCCTGATGGAAGCCCGCATGCGCACGCATGTGAGCGTGGAACAGAAGAGCAGTGACGCGGCAAAGGTTCCGGCGTCCGCTTCCCCGGCGTATGGCCCGGCAGCGGTCAAGCCATTACCGTCGTCACCGTTCGCGTATGTGTCGCCGTTCAAGCACGCTGCATGACAACTTCAACCAGCCAGATTCAAACAAAAAAACGGCCGGACGATGGCGATCGTCGGCCGTTTCTGCCGGTTCCATCCTGGCGGCAGGTGCGGCCCTGATGGAACACTACTTGGCGCGTCAGGCATAGGCGCCTGAACGACCTGCTCGTTATTGCTGGCGAATCCAGGTTTGCGAGCGGCCCAGCAGCGAAACGCCGATATAGCCACGCACCACCAGCTTGCTCCCACCGTCTTCCAGGTGCATCTTGCACTTGTAGACCTTGCCGTTCTCCGGGTCGAGAATCTGCCCGTGATCCCAGCCGTCGCCGTCTTTTTTCATATCGTTGATGATCGTCATGCCGAGGATCAACTGGTCCTTGCGCGCGTCCGTACATTCATTGCAGCGCCGATCCGGTTGATCGTTCGCATTGAGTCCCTTGACCACCTTGCCGCTCAGCGTGCCATTGCTGTCCTGTGCAATTTGCACGAGTGCCTTGGGCTGGCCGGTGTGATCGTCGATGGTCTGCCACATGCCGACCGGGGAATC includes the following:
- the odhB gene encoding 2-oxoglutarate dehydrogenase complex dihydrolipoyllysine-residue succinyltransferase; its protein translation is MAIVEVKVPQLSESVSEATMLQWKKKPGEAVAQDEILIEIETDKVVLEVPAPSAGVLAQVISNDGDIVVADQVIAKIDTEGTAGAAAVEAEVKPAPAATSAPAAAPAAQAASATGANTAASPAAGKLMAEKGLGAGDVAGTGRDGRITKGDVLTAGAPAAKAAPAPAAAAPKAAKPSLPDVKAPASADQWLKDRPEQRVPMSRLRARIAERLLESQQTNAILTTFNEVNMAPVMDLRNKYKDKFEKEHGVKLGFMSFFVKAAVHALKKFPLVNASIDGNDIVYHGYFDIGIAVGSPRGLVVPILRNADQLSLAEIEKKIAEFGQKAKDGKLSIEEMTGGTFSISNGGVFGSMLSTPIINPPQSAILGVHATKERAVVENGQIVIRPMNYLALSYDHRIIDGREAVLSLVAMKDALEDPARLLLDL
- the lpdA gene encoding dihydrolipoyl dehydrogenase, which encodes MSKEFDVVVIGAGPGGYIAAIRAAQLGKTVACIEKWKNPAGALKLGGTCLNVGCIPSKALLASSEEFENASHHLADHGISVENVQVDIAKMLARKEGIVEKMTKGIEFLFRKNKITWLKGHGKFTGKTDAGVQIEVSGEGETEVVTAKNVIIATGSKARHLPNVPVDNRIVADNEGALTFDSVPKKLAVIGAGVIGLELGSVWRRLGADVTVLEALPEFLGAADQALAKEAAKQFKKQGLDIHVGVKVGEVKTTDNSVTINYADKDGNAQTLEADRLIVSIGRVPNTDNLGLEAIGLKANERGFIDVDDHCATAVPNVYAIGDVVRGPMLAHKAEDEGVLVAEIIDGQKPHIDYNCIPWVIYTEPEIAWVGKTEQQLKAEGREVKTGQFPFMANGRALGINKADGFVKMIADAKTDELLGVHIISANASDLIAEAVVAMEFKAASEDIGRICHPHPSLSEVMREAALAVDKRALNM
- the zapE gene encoding cell division protein ZapE — encoded protein: MNVTEYYEKELQTRGYQSDPAQRAAVDRLQRCYEEWVEYKSRRSNAFKKLIIHPDLPRGVYMWGGVGRGKSFLMDSFYMIVPVQRKTRLHFHEFMREVHRELEELKGTADPLDELARKIAKRYRLICFDEFHVSDIADAMILYRLLDKLFENGVQFVMTSNYDPDTLYPDGLHRDRMLPAIELIKTKLDVINVDAGIDYRQRTLAQVEVYHTPLGAASDKALRDAFSRLAAVPDESPILHIEKRELKALRRADGVVWFDFSTLCGGPRSQNDYLELASRFHAVILSGVPQMSVRMASEARRFTWLIDVFYDHKVKLLMSAAVPPDQLYVDGPMANEFTRTVSRIVEMQSKEYLDTPRRIVDTSLT
- a CDS encoding transposase, whose protein sequence is MNPYRDINDEEWQRVAPLLPELRPRSELRGRPLANTRSVLNGVLWVMYSGATWSAMPRKYPSYQTCHRRFKAWYESGVLKHVMDQLFGGASEELCLLMEARMRTHVSVEQKSSDAAKVPASASPAYGPAAVKPLPSSPFAYVSPFKHAA
- a CDS encoding DUF2147 domain-containing protein, yielding MMQFTQRARAIALRTAKHAAFAGVLLASAVTAMAQADSPVGMWQTIDDHTGQPKALVQIAQDSNGTLSGKVVKGLNANDQPDRRCNECTDARKDQLILGMTIINDMKKDGDGWDHGQILDPENGKVYKCKMHLEDGGSKLVVRGYIGVSLLGRSQTWIRQQ